The Eleutherodactylus coqui strain aEleCoq1 chromosome 6, aEleCoq1.hap1, whole genome shotgun sequence genome window below encodes:
- the MTX1 gene encoding metaxin-1, which translates to MAAPMELYCWRGDWGLPSADLDCLTVLTYAKFSGAPLKVHKLWNPWRSPSGRLPALKTRQDGVIFQTSKIITHLKKQKYNADYDLSAKQAADTLAFISLLEEKLLPALIHTFWVDAKNYVDHTRKWYAETIPFPLNFFIPNQMHKRHLERLQLIRGESWREDDETLEKQLYTDALECLTLLSQRLGTHRFFFGDSPASLDAYIFSHLALVLNVKLPSSRLQQHLRSLPNLCQYCASILTIYFTRDGETFPRLSPKSPTAESSDYEEEPNKRRNQILSVAVGLLAMVGYALLSGIVSIQRVSEDKAVELGLALEEDEED; encoded by the exons ATGGCGGCGCCCATGGAGCTGTACTGCTggagaggagactggggactgCCGAGTGCGGACCTGGACTGTCTGACGGTGCTG ACCTACGCCAAGTTCTCCGGAGCGCCACTCAAGGTCCATAAGCTGTGGAACCCCTGGCGGAGCCCCTCAG GTCGGCTTCCTGCCCTGAAGACTCGCCAGGACGGGGTCATCTTCCAGACCAGTAAGATCATCACCCATCTCAAGAAGCAG AAATATAATGCAGATTACGATCTGTCCGCCAAGCAAGCAGCAGACACACTAGCCTTCATCTCCCTGCTGGAGGAGAAGTTACTGCCGGCCCTG ATCCACACTTTCTGGGTCGATGCAAAAAACTACGTGGACCATACTCGCAAGTGGTACGCCGAGACTATTCCATTCCCACTCAACTTCTTCATCCCAAACCAGATGCACAAGAGACACTTGGAGCGTCTCCAACTGATTCGGGGGGAGAGCTGGCGGGAGGATGACGAGACCCTGGAGAAGCAG CTCTACACAGATGCCCTGGAGTGTTTGACGCTCCTCTCACAGCGGCTGGGGACACACAGATTCTTCTTCGGAGACTC ACCAGCTTCCCTTGACGCCTACATCTTCAGCCACTTGGCCCTGGTCTTAAACGTCaagctgcccagcagccggctaCAGCAGCACCTGAGATCTCTGCCCAACCTTTGCCAGTACTGTGCGTCCATCCTCACCATCTACTTTACCAGGGATGGAG AGACCTTCCCTCGTCTATCCCCAAAGAGCCCGACAGCCGAGTCTTCCGACTACGAGGAGGAGCCCAACAAGAGGCGTAACCAGATCCTGTCAGTGGCGGTGGGGCTGCTGGCCATGGTTGGCTACGCGCTGCTGAGTGGCATTGTCTCCATACAGCGCGTCTCGGAGGACAAGGCAGTGGAGCTTGGTCTCGCcctggaggaggatgaggaggactgA